From the bacterium genome, the window GAGCAAAAGATGGACATTCTTTCCTTAATGAAATTCCTAAGACCCCACTCATAAGTTTAAAAAGCGTAGTAGCGCTCTTTCCATACTCATTTCTAGCCGTAATAACCTTTGTGCAAACAGGTTGAGTATCCACCATAAAGGTTATGGAAAATGTGCCAGTTATACTTGATTCTCTTGCAGCTATGGTTGGATGTGTTCCAAAGTCTATAAAAACTTGGGTTTGGGTGGTAAACCCTTGCCCTTCTATTGTAACAATTGTTCCAATTGGACCTGAGTTTGGATTAACCAAAGTAATTGCTGTCCAAGGCCAATAATCAACCCAATCACTTACCTTATCCCCTTGACCTGATGGGTTTGTAATTGGATGTTCTGGTCCAGAATTTGCACCCCACCAATTGTAGGTTGCAGAGATTGTTCCTGAGCTTCCATCATGATAGACACCATAGCCTTTGGTTAAGTCGCCGTTTTTGTTGCCAAAGAGGTTGTTGCAATGGATTTCACAGAAAGAATTAGAGACGGAGCAAATTCCATATCCCTTATTAGATAAACCGGGCGAACCACCTGGGCCACCTGCTCCTCCTTGATTATTAGATATAATATTTTGGATAATCCTATTAGTGGATGAATAAAGATATATCCCACAGCCAATACCACCTGGACCACCACCAACCCAAGGACTACTTGTAGTTCCACCTCGTCCTCCTGTGTTGTGGGAAATAGTGTTCTTTAACATTGTAGTATCAGTTGAAGACAAAAGATATATTCCGCAGCCTAAACCTCCTGCGCCACCTGAGTTTCCCATTCCACAATACTCATCTCCTGTTCCTCCTGGACCACCCCTATTCTCAGAAATCATATTATTTTCTATATTGTTATTGCTACACTGCCGAATATAAATTCCAACCCCATCTCCACCTTGACCACCGTGAGCATAACAAGTGCCAGTATGATTTCCATATCCTTTACCGCCACTATTACATGAAATTTTATTATCGGTTATTGTATTTCCTGAAGAGAAAGAAAGAAATATTCCTACGCCACTCCCACCCGAACCTCCAGTACCATTTCCTCCTCCACTCCCTCCTTTTCCACCACTATTATTGAAGATTACATTCTCTCTAATAATATTAGTAAAAGAGAAAGAAAGAAATATTCCAGATCCATCTCCACCTTTACCTCCTGTACCATCCCATGCACCACTACCACCTTGACCACCAGTATTATCAAAAATTAAATTTTTAATAATAGTATTGTTTTGCGACAGGGATAGATATATTCCTGCTCCAGTACCACCAATACCACCGCTACTAAGCCAACTAGTGCTATAACCACCATTACCACCAGTATTATCAAAAATAGTATTTGCCTTGATAAGATTGTTATCAGATGAAGAAAGATAGATTCCGCAGCCAATATATCCCTGTTGACCCTGGCCTCCCGGGATTCCATCATTTCCTTTATTGTCATGGATATAATTGTTAGTGATTGTAATCCCAGATGCATTCTCCAAATAAATTGCCTGTTTTGCATATCCAATATCGCAATAGCTTATCCGGCTTCCACTTGCTCCACTGCCAGATAGTTTAATCCCTTTCCAATGCCCAACTGTATGGGTTTCCTGGTCAGAGGTAAATGTAATTGTGCCAAGGGGTGTGCCTATTGCATTTAATGTGCCATAGCAGATTAAAGATGTCTCTGTTGCAAATTTTACAGTTACCCCTGGATTAATGGTTAGTTTAATCCCATTGACTACATATACCGTATCGGTTGCAATATATGGGCTTCCTGCCAAATTCCAGGTTGTATCACCTGTAATTGTCCCAGAAACATAGGTTTCTGCCCAGGCTATCTTGCAAGCCATAAACCCTAAAGCCATCAAAATCTCAAAGATTGCTCTTTTCATTTGCTTTGCCTCCCTGAAAAAAATAGCAACGACTTAATTTTGCCGTTGCTTTTGTAAATTTTATATAAATCCAGCCCTTTATAAGGGCTGGGTAAAAACCCTTTAAGTGAATTACTCTCTCTCTGGACTGTCTGTGCGAAATTTATACTTAACATCTTAAGCAAAAGGATAATCATTTTAATTGGTTCTTGTCAAGGATTTTCTTTTTACATTCCTCAAGCATTTGTTTTGCTTGAATATTGTTTGGGTCAATCTTTAAGGCTTGGGTATATTCTGAAATAGCCATTTTAAAATCTTTCTTGTTTTGATAAACAAAGCCAAGTCCATAATGAACAAGGAAGGGATTAAAACTTAGGTCATCCTCAAAAACTCTTTCAAATTCACTTTTAGCATCTTCATAATTTTTATTATCTATGTAAGAAAACCCT encodes:
- a CDS encoding right-handed parallel beta-helix repeat-containing protein; this translates as MKRAIFEILMALGFMACKIAWAETYVSGTITGDTTWNLAGSPYIATDTVYVVNGIKLTINPGVTVKFATETSLICYGTLNAIGTPLGTITFTSDQETHTVGHWKGIKLSGSGASGSRISYCDIGYAKQAIYLENASGITITNNYIHDNKGNDGIPGGQGQQGYIGCGIYLSSSDNNLIKANTIFDNTGGNGGYSTSWLSSGGIGGTGAGIYLSLSQNNTIIKNLIFDNTGGQGGSGAWDGTGGKGGDGSGIFLSFSFTNIIRENVIFNNSGGKGGSGGGNGTGGSGGSGVGIFLSFSSGNTITDNKISCNSGGKGYGNHTGTCYAHGGQGGDGVGIYIRQCSNNNIENNMISENRGGPGGTGDEYCGMGNSGGAGGLGCGIYLLSSTDTTMLKNTISHNTGGRGGTTSSPWVGGGPGGIGCGIYLYSSTNRIIQNIISNNQGGAGGPGGSPGLSNKGYGICSVSNSFCEIHCNNLFGNKNGDLTKGYGVYHDGSSGTISATYNWWGANSGPEHPITNPSGQGDKVSDWVDYWPWTAITLVNPNSGPIGTIVTIEGQGFTTQTQVFIDFGTHPTIAARESSITGTFSITFMVDTQPVCTKVITARNEYGKSATTLFKLMSGVLGISLRKECPSFA